A part of Asterias rubens chromosome 14, eAstRub1.3, whole genome shotgun sequence genomic DNA contains:
- the LOC117299412 gene encoding U1 small nuclear ribonucleoprotein C-like codes for MPKYYCDYCDTYLTHDSPSVRKTHCNGRKHKENVRIYYQKWMEEQAQSLIDRTTAAFQSGKIQHNPFNEGGGPPPPGGATVPPPQNYGGPRGPMPPRGPMGGPVMGGPPGGPRPLIQNPPGLMGMGPRPPMMGPMGPMPPGTMPPPGGLLPRPGIPVANRPS; via the exons ATGCCGAA gtaTTACTGTGACTACTGCGATACATACCTCACACATGACTCG CCATCGGTGAGAAAAACACACTGCAACGGCAGGAAACACAAAGAGAACGTCAGAATCTACTACCAGAAATGGATGGAGGAGCAAGCCCAGAGTCTCATCGACAGAACAA CCGCAGCGTTCCAGTCCGGTAAGATCCAGCACAACCCGTTCAATGAGGGCGGTGGGCCACCCCCTCCAGGCGGGGCTACCGTCCCACCCCCACAGAACTATGGTGGACCAAGGGGGCCCATGCCACCCAGGGGGCCTATGGGTGGTCCAGTGATGGGTGGGCCACCAGGGGGTCCCAGACCACTCATACAGAACCCGCCAGGCCTGATGGGTATGGGGCCCAGACCGCCAA TGATGGGACCCATGGGACCTATGCCGCCAGGTACTATGCCACCCCCAGGAGGGCTACTGCCAAGACCTGGCATTCCAGTTGCAAACAGACCCTCATAA
- the LOC117299517 gene encoding DNA-binding protein SMUBP-2-like has translation MAVRNFVQKHTELLSLEREAEIAETSALIENTPLKELQRRGVCLLKLHLVNQSTGLYGRTLVKFAPNKGRGDGNLPAHNLNPGDIVGVGQSHGGGASSTDDPSGIVSKVTKAAITVAFDHKDTEDGPVTFDHEGLYRLTKLANDVTYRRLKKALQSLDSYTTGPASHLIDVLFGEANVRPQTRPDQPSSDQTGSSDFQLFNENLDQSQQDAMTFALSQRDVAVIHGPPGTGKTTTVVEIIRQAVKQKLKVLACAPSNIAVDNLVERLAASKVRIVRIGHPARLLPSIQKYALDAIVASSDEARIVQDVRKEIDQTRIQLSKSKQGKEKRHLRDEAKILRKELRERERHAIREILQRADVVLATNTSASLSGPLSYLPEDHFDVVVIDECAQAVEASCWIPLMYAPRCILAGDHQQLPPTILSDKAASDGLAVSLMERAVNLHSDQITKMLTTQYRMNAAIMQWSSDELYDSKLIAADSVSSHLLSDLPGVEATEDTSVPLVLIDTTGCDLYELEVESEVSKGNEGEADLVVVHVERLLATGLAASEIAVIAPYNLQVELLRLRLSGRHRSVEIKSVDGFQGREKEAVVISLVRSNSRGEVGFLAEDRRINVAVTRARRHVAVICDSETVSHHGFLKNLVEYMSANGEVRSAFQYQEEIDISEYTRPDHLILRQSKQSSGAEKGTRPKQPRPQAKHYNIPGNKERTFDAEASAKKEIELTEQVQRFSRDQTKDEIQFPSSLNSHDRLVVHQLSEKLGLNHFSVGEGKERHITISKKPIAAEESKVDSSQDTLGEKSLEDANDVGSTGTDSNVDVIIEELRTKNPMEAIGDLALDAQEVLTHNAEGSFVDCGHETHSNHVADLSNVECVNNLKVSTKATEHSSKTKKLSTEAQEQSTKSMKLSTEAQEQSSQTTKVQTPEVKEPVEKIDLYKCKFCKKKLPAGNVFLHEIHCEKVTEDKQRLKDASAGAKKKMDKSKQRNLLEKTTEEDFDALIAIAIKSDTRCNYVKCKEKISLTGILCQFCNRRYCFGHNMPEVHGCTEMARAHARKVVHREKVVRAGSGVKERKVDPNVRAHLERQLDKKRNEMAEKRTRKSSKKK, from the exons CGAAATAGCTGAAACAAG TGCATTGATTGAAAACACACCTTTGAAGGAGCTGCAGAGGCGAGGGGTTTGTCTTCTGAAGCTACACCTAGTCAACCAATCCACCGGGCTCTATGGGAGAACGCTGGTCAAGTTTGCACCTAACAAGGGGCGTGGTGATGGCAACCTACCCGCTCATAACCTTAACCCAG GAGACATCGTTGGAGTTGGCCAATCTCATGGGGGCGGAGCCTCCTCAACAGATGATCCATCAGGCATcgtgtcaaaggtcaccaaggcGGCCATTACTGTTGCCTTTGACCATAAAGATACCGAGGATGGTCCTGTGACCTTTGACCATGAAGGACTGTACAGATTGACCAAGTTGGCTAATGATGTCACGTATAGACGCCTGAAAAA GGCTCTACAAAGCCTTGATTCTTACACCACCGGCCCAGCAAGTCACCTGATTGATGTGTTATTTGGTGAGGCCAATGTCAGACCTCAGACAAGACCAGATCAGCCTTCTTCAGATCAGACGG GTTCATCCGACTTTCAGTTGTTCAATGAAAACCTGGACCAATCGCAGCAAGATGCGATGACCTTTGCCCTCTCCCAACGAGATGTTGCCGTCATCCACGGTCCTCCTGGAACTGGGAAAACGACAACGGTTGTAGAAATTATCAGACAAGCAGTCAAGCAGAAACTGAAG GTTCTGGCGTGTGCACCGTCCAACATAGCTGTTGATAACCTCGTTGAGAGGCTGGCTGCAAGTAAAGTCCGCATCGTGCGTATCGGCCATCCAGCCAGACTCCTGCCGAGCATTCAGAAGTACGCCCTCGACGCCATCGTTGCGTCCAGTGACGAGGCAAGAATCGTTCAAGATGTGCGCAAAGAGATTGACCAAACAAGG ATTCAGttatccaagtccaaacaaGGCAAGGAGAAACGTCATCTCCGGGACGAGGCTAAGATCCTCCGCAAGGAGCTGCGAGAGCGGGAACGGCACGCCATCCGAGAGATCCTCCAGCGTGCCGACGTCGTCTTAGCCACCAACACCAGCGCCTCGCTGTCTGGACCGCTGAGCTACCTCCCTGAGGACCATTTTGATGTGGTTGTGATCGATGAATGTGCTCAAGCTGTAGAGGCTAGTTGCTGGATCCCACTCATGTATGCTCCGCGGTGTATCCTAGCTGGCGACCATCAACAGCTACCACCAACTATTCTCTCAGACAA AGCTGCATCCGACGGTCTTGCTGTGTCCCTCATGGAGAGAGCCGTCAACCTCCACTCAGATCAAATCACCAAGATGCTGACGACCCAGTATCGTATGAACGCTGCCATCATGCAGTGGAGCTCAGACGAGCTCTATGATAGTAAGCTGATCGCTGCGGACTCAGTCTCCAGCCACCTCCTCTCAGACCTCCCTGGGGTGGAGGCGACGGAGGATACCTCAGTCCCTCTGGTTCTCATCGATACGACAG GGTGTGACTTGTACGAGCTTGAGGTAGAGTCAGAGGTGTCTAAAGGGAACGAGGGGGAGGCGGACCTCGTTGTGGTTCATGTAGAGAGACTTCTAGCCACTGGATTAGCGGCATCAGAGATTGCGGTCATTGCCCCGTATAACCTACAG GTGGAGTTGTTGAGACTGCGACTGAGCGGCAGGCATCGTAGTGTAGAGATCAAGTCAGTTGATGGCTTCCAGGGGAGAGAGAAAGAGGCTGTGGTCATATCCCTCGTCAGGTCAAATAGCAGAG GGGAAGTTGGTTTCTTAGCTGAAGATCGTCGGATCAACGTTGCGGTGACCCGAGCCCGTCGTCATGTTGCAGTCATCTGTGATTCCGAGACAGTCAGCCATCATGGATTCCTGAAGAATCTAGTGGAGTACATGTCGGCCAACGGGGAGGTCAGGAGTGCCTTCCAATATCAAGAAG AAATTGACATCAGCGAATATACAAGACCGGATCATCTCATCTTGAGACAAAGCAAGCAATCCTCAGGTGCCGAGAAGGGTACCAGACCGAAGCAACCTCGACCCCAGGCAAAGCATTATAACATCCCTGGGAACAAGGAAAG GACGTTTGACGCTGAAGCCTCTGCAAAGAAAGAGATTGAGTTGACGGAACAAGTGCAGCGCTTCTCCCGAGACCAGACTAAAGATGAAATCCAGTTTCCATCTAGTCTCAACTCCCATGATCGACTAGTTGTTCATCAG CTTTCAGAGAAACTTGGACTGAACCATTTCAGTGTGGGGGAGGGTAAAGAAAGACACATCACCATCAGCAAAAAGCCAATCGCAGCCGAGGAATCTAAAGTCGACTCATCCCAGGATACATTGGGGGAGAAGTCTCTCGAAGACGCAAATGATGTGGGTTCGACGGGAACAGATTCAAATGTTGATGTCATCATTGAAGAGTTGAGAACTAAAAATCCCATGGAAGCCATCGGTGATTTGGCTCTGGATGCTCAAGAAGTTTTAACCCACAATGCTGAGGGAAGTTTTGTAGACTGCGGCCACGAAACACATTCGAATCACGTTGCAGATTTATCAAATGTGGAGTGTGTGAACAACCTCAAAGTATCTACAAAAGCCACAGAACACTCTTCAAAAACCAAGAAACTGTCTACAGAAGCGCAAGAACAATCTACCAAATCAATGAAACTTTCTACAGAAGCCCAAGAACAATCTTCACAGACAACGAAAGTTCAGACACCGGAGGTGAAAGAGCCCGTTGAGAAGATAGACCTTTACAAGTGTAAGTTCTGTAAGAAGAAACTCCCAGCCGGAAACGTCTTCCTCCACGAAATACACTGCGAGAAAGTTACAGAGGATAAGCAGCGTCTTAAGGATGCGTCTGCTGGAGCCAAGAAGAAGATGGATAAGAGCAAACAGCGCAACCTCCTTGAGAAGACCACGGAGGAGGACTTTGACGCTCTTATTGCCATAGCGATCAAATCCGATACAAGATGCAATTATGTAAAATGCAAAGAGAAGATCTCTCTGACTGGAATCCTGTGTCAGTTCTGTAACCGTCGATACTGCTTCGGCCACAACATGCCGGAGGTGCACGGATGCACGGAGATGGCGAGGGCGCACGCCCGGAAGGTTGTCCATAGGGAGAAGGTCGTCAGGGCTGGGAGTGGGGTTAAGGAACGCAAGGTGGACCCTAATGTCCGGGCGCACTTAGAACGACAACTGGACAAGAAACGAAACGAGATGGCAGAGAAACGGACTAGAAAATCATCTAAGAAGAAATAG